The Methanococcoides methylutens MM1 genome has a window encoding:
- a CDS encoding DUF5906 domain-containing protein: MEGNLQPYPYGSGLMENNPHEIFKEMITFPIYKPIDDLNEAHVGFLKVYTAGNEIKCMCCHLENDSDDGEDSNIFTFPNGDLNLYEVDITEMVINAYNLNKIYASLLLNKCFDEIKNSGWYKPKISLEDCYEINEISGKVQLHELNISKYISQKYNILSYSDMLYVYDDGVFKQDTTAVLNEIQTIIEEVNYRGFPGTAAKNILFHLKYTKPETEYPFNRTDNVISVKNGVIHVNFETGEIQLKEHSPTYKFTYQLPVCYDPCVDISYIDDLMTGYVDNDHVILYQIPAQAILQMMGCNPFKESYLLDGEAHAGKSTYLELLTRVFGRDNISGVSLQAVCNDKYAPANMENKLLNMYDDLSEIPLKESGTFKKFTGSYLHTVERKHIQPYDTMIKAVHVFTCNKPPKVDEAITCDTAFWERWEYINFTNVFDVNPNFHNEIFTDDNLSAFFKVVLDKALEIRRNGLLVDSDASEVRDKWENNSEPLYQFIVENMEKSSESTEFKKIPLHDAYLDYCSKNNIDQKKIINTIETFSQRLFAYDFVATKITENRKQIPVYRGNYKFKSESEYPKNYPIFVERKGTLA; encoded by the coding sequence ATGGAAGGAAATTTACAACCTTATCCATATGGAAGTGGTCTGATGGAAAATAACCCACATGAAATTTTTAAAGAAATGATTACCTTTCCCATATATAAACCAATAGATGACCTTAATGAAGCACATGTTGGTTTCTTGAAAGTGTACACTGCAGGCAATGAAATCAAATGTATGTGCTGTCATTTAGAGAATGATAGCGATGATGGAGAGGACTCTAATATATTCACATTTCCAAACGGTGACCTTAATTTGTACGAGGTTGACATAACAGAAATGGTTATCAATGCATATAATCTCAACAAAATATATGCAAGTCTGTTACTAAATAAGTGCTTTGATGAAATAAAGAACAGTGGCTGGTATAAACCAAAGATAAGTCTAGAAGATTGCTATGAAATCAACGAAATATCTGGAAAAGTCCAACTACATGAGCTTAATATTTCTAAATACATATCGCAGAAATACAACATATTAAGCTATTCAGATATGCTTTATGTGTATGATGATGGTGTGTTCAAGCAAGATACAACAGCTGTATTAAATGAAATCCAGACCATTATCGAAGAAGTTAATTATAGAGGATTTCCAGGCACTGCAGCCAAAAATATATTATTCCATTTGAAATACACAAAACCTGAAACTGAATACCCATTTAACAGAACAGATAATGTTATTTCTGTAAAAAATGGCGTCATTCATGTTAATTTTGAGACAGGGGAGATTCAACTTAAAGAACATTCTCCGACATATAAATTTACATATCAACTTCCGGTTTGTTATGATCCGTGTGTAGATATATCATACATAGATGATCTTATGACCGGATACGTAGACAATGATCACGTCATACTTTATCAGATACCTGCACAAGCTATTTTGCAAATGATGGGATGTAATCCATTCAAGGAGTCGTATTTGCTGGATGGAGAAGCTCATGCAGGTAAATCTACATACTTGGAGCTTTTAACTAGGGTCTTTGGTAGAGACAACATATCTGGAGTATCCCTACAAGCTGTTTGCAATGACAAATATGCACCTGCAAACATGGAAAACAAACTATTGAACATGTATGATGATCTAAGTGAAATACCTTTGAAGGAATCAGGCACGTTCAAGAAGTTTACCGGATCTTATTTGCATACCGTCGAAAGAAAACACATACAGCCTTATGATACAATGATAAAAGCGGTACATGTTTTTACATGCAATAAGCCGCCGAAGGTAGATGAAGCTATTACCTGTGACACTGCATTTTGGGAAAGGTGGGAATACATCAATTTTACAAATGTATTTGATGTAAATCCTAATTTCCACAATGAGATATTTACAGATGATAACTTATCAGCATTTTTTAAGGTTGTACTTGATAAAGCTCTAGAGATTAGAAGAAATGGATTACTTGTTGATAGTGATGCTTCCGAAGTCCGTGACAAATGGGAAAACAATAGTGAGCCTTTGTATCAGTTCATTGTTGAGAATATGGAAAAATCGAGCGAATCAACCGAGTTTAAGAAAATACCACTACATGATGCATATTTAGACTATTGTTCAAAGAACAATATAGACCAAAAGAAGATCATAAACACGATAGAAACATTCTCACAAAGACTATTTGCTTATGATTTTGTAGCAACAAAGATAACCGAGAACCGCAAACAAATCCCGGTGTATCGTGGAAATTATAAGTTTAAATCAGAATCAGAGTATCCAAAGAACTATCCTATTTTTGTTGAAAGAAAAGGAACACTCGCATAA
- a CDS encoding site-specific integrase — translation MKHRPDATGNNEPLLKKYEESLQLNGFKKSTINTKLWKVYTFLKYYNDKPANEISKDDIQGYILHRRENRKPKTVHNDIVDLRLFFKWLKPDNDFFEGVKTKPQKNRLPVSELIRQDDVTQLITACTNQRDRALVMTLWDSAARIGELLALTIRNVEFDRYGAAIIVNGKTGMRRLRLVDAVPDLQLWVNQHPQREDPDAPLFVTARKYGNAPRRLDVRTVQNLLNTLSDHADIKKNVHPHAFRHGRLTELVKRGFRESELRIVAGWEDDSKMPAVYIHMSGDDVEKKMLASYGIIEDEEEHREENLKPIECPRCNTKNPYDSKYCSNCSMILDMKTALAEDAATAEIMKKIEANPNIALDLLKAGMQQRGY, via the coding sequence ATGAAGCATAGACCAGACGCAACTGGAAACAACGAACCATTACTGAAAAAGTATGAAGAATCCCTTCAACTTAATGGGTTCAAAAAATCAACAATAAATACTAAATTATGGAAAGTATACACTTTTTTGAAATACTACAATGATAAACCGGCTAATGAGATCTCAAAAGATGATATACAGGGTTATATCTTACACAGGCGCGAGAATAGAAAACCTAAGACTGTACATAATGATATTGTTGACTTACGGTTGTTCTTTAAGTGGCTAAAACCAGATAATGATTTCTTTGAAGGTGTAAAAACCAAACCACAAAAAAACCGTTTACCAGTCTCAGAGTTGATAAGACAAGACGATGTAACGCAGTTAATTACAGCGTGTACTAATCAGAGAGACAGGGCACTTGTAATGACCTTGTGGGATTCCGCTGCAAGAATAGGAGAATTATTAGCATTGACCATAAGAAATGTAGAGTTTGATCGCTATGGTGCAGCTATTATTGTAAATGGCAAAACTGGAATGAGACGACTAAGGTTAGTTGATGCAGTACCCGATTTACAATTATGGGTTAACCAGCACCCACAAAGAGAGGACCCGGATGCACCATTATTTGTGACAGCACGTAAATATGGAAATGCTCCTAGGCGTTTAGATGTACGAACAGTCCAGAACTTATTAAATACGCTTTCCGATCATGCAGATATCAAGAAAAATGTACACCCACATGCATTCCGACACGGCAGGTTGACCGAACTCGTCAAACGTGGATTCCGTGAATCCGAATTAAGAATCGTTGCCGGATGGGAAGATGACAGTAAGATGCCAGCCGTATATATTCACATGTCGGGCGATGATGTAGAGAAGAAAATGTTGGCAAGTTATGGCATCATTGAAGATGAGGAAGAGCACAGAGAAGAAAACCTTAAACCCATTGAATGTCCAAGATGTAACACAAAAAACCCTTATGATAGCAAATATTGCAGCAATTGTAGCATGATTCTTGATATGAAAACAGCATTAGCTGAGGATGCTGCTACAGCTGAGATTATGAAAAAAATAGAAGCAAATCCGAATATAGCGCTGGATTTACTAAAAGCAGGGATGCAGCAGAGGGGGTACTAA
- a CDS encoding DUF1801 domain-containing protein: MNKKVLEYINKQKPSQKEIIERLRDIILRTYPDIEEELKMGVPWYEGKYYIVGLKDHVNLGFSIEGLSEEEKKLFEGTGKTMKHIKIFSPEEINEEKIVKLLKVVRKV; encoded by the coding sequence GTGAATAAAAAAGTGCTTGAATATATCAACAAGCAAAAGCCATCACAAAAAGAGATCATAGAGAGATTAAGGGACATTATCCTGAGAACATATCCGGATATAGAAGAAGAGCTCAAGATGGGAGTGCCCTGGTATGAGGGTAAATACTACATCGTTGGCCTCAAAGACCACGTGAACCTGGGTTTTTCAATTGAGGGGCTTTCAGAAGAAGAGAAGAAACTCTTTGAGGGCACAGGGAAAACAATGAAGCATATCAAGATATTTTCCCCTGAAGAAATAAACGAAGAGAAGATCGTAAAGTTGCTGAAAGTGGTCAGAAAAGTTTGA
- the msrA gene encoding peptide-methionine (S)-S-oxide reductase MsrA, translating to MEKATFAAGCFWGVEDNFSRVRGVVSTKVGYTGGSMENPGYYDVATGKTGHAESIEILFDPEIVSYEELLEVFWSIHDPTTLNKQGPDIGTQYRSAIFYHDENQKENALNSKKRQEESKQYINSIKTEIVPADIFYPAEEYHQKYFEKLRGR from the coding sequence TTGGAAAAAGCCACATTTGCAGCCGGATGTTTCTGGGGAGTAGAGGACAACTTCAGCAGGGTAAGAGGAGTAGTATCAACAAAGGTGGGTTATACCGGCGGTTCAATGGAAAACCCCGGTTACTATGATGTAGCTACCGGGAAGACAGGGCATGCCGAATCCATAGAGATCCTTTTTGACCCGGAGATCGTTTCCTACGAAGAGCTGCTTGAAGTCTTCTGGAGCATACATGATCCGACCACACTGAACAAGCAGGGACCGGACATTGGTACCCAGTACAGGTCTGCAATATTCTATCATGATGAGAATCAAAAGGAAAATGCCCTGAACTCAAAGAAAAGGCAGGAAGAAAGCAAGCAATATATCAATAGTATTAAGACCGAAATAGTACCGGCCGATATATTTTATCCTGCAGAAGAGTATCATCAGAAGTACTTCGAGAAGTTGAGGGGACGATGA